A part of Canis lupus familiaris isolate Mischka breed German Shepherd chromosome 4, alternate assembly UU_Cfam_GSD_1.0, whole genome shotgun sequence genomic DNA contains:
- the ATOH7 gene encoding protein atonal homolog 7 has product MKSCKPGSPAAGARAAAPCAGGAQCAGACAGAGRLESAARRRLAANARERRRMQGLNTAFDRLRRVVPQWGQDKKLSKYETLQMALSYIMALTRILAEAERFGSERDWVSLHCEHFGRDHYLPFAGAKLPSESEPYGQRLFGFQPEPFQMAS; this is encoded by the coding sequence ATGAAGTCCTGCAAGCCCGGGTCCCCCGCGGCGGGAGCGCGCGCCGCAGCCCCGTGCGCAGGCGGCGCCCAGTGCGCCGGCGCGTGCGCGGGGGCCGGGCGGCTGGAGAGCGCGGCGCGCAGGCGCCTGGCGGCCAACGCGCGCGAGCGCCGCCGCATGCAGGGGCTCAACACGGCCTTCGACCGCCTGCGCAGGGTGGTGCCCCAGTGGGGCCAGGATAAAAAGCTGTCCAAGTATGAGACCCTGCAGATGGCGCTGAGCTACATCATGGCTCTGACCCGTATCCTGGCCGAGGCCGAGCGATTCGGCTCGGAGCGGGACTGGGTCAGTCTCCACTGCGAGCACTTTGGCCGCGACCACTACCTGCCGTTTGCGGGCGCCAAGCTGCCGAGTGAGAGCGAGCCCTACGGCCAGAGGCTCTTCGGCTTCCAGCCGGAGCCCTTCCAGATGGCCAGCTAG